The following are encoded together in the Magnetospirillum gryphiswaldense MSR-1 v2 genome:
- a CDS encoding bacteriohemerythrin, translating into MTFKRFDSEGVVVLLIDDDRTTMMLLSKVVVAMGATVLTASDGARGLSLAHEHKPTAIICDYHMTPVGGASFLAGLRNSSEDDVSKIPVIMFTAETDEATMAKLNLLGATECITKPFNPKGLSQTLYAVTHVCHMSSLVEPPDFPCLPNAQGWKDPGQDALPEWSQEMSVGNDTLDADHKAFFELARNISEALRHKDDSHFTIASSMNMLGEYVAGHFYREENALRALGYNNLAQHHHKHRMFHGRIKAIAEAYQHGTFSVVDNLPSLVTEWLRQHIMVEDMQYKRWMRDSAVDNRPLGLLALEAEDKYSA; encoded by the coding sequence ATGACATTTAAAAGATTCGACTCTGAAGGCGTTGTTGTTCTGCTGATCGATGATGACAGAACGACGATGATGCTGCTGTCGAAGGTTGTTGTCGCAATGGGAGCAACGGTGCTAACCGCTTCCGATGGAGCGCGAGGGCTGTCCCTGGCGCACGAGCACAAGCCGACAGCCATTATCTGCGATTATCATATGACGCCGGTCGGAGGTGCTTCCTTCCTGGCTGGGCTGCGAAATTCATCCGAAGACGATGTTTCAAAAATCCCGGTCATCATGTTTACCGCCGAAACCGACGAAGCGACCATGGCAAAGCTGAACCTACTCGGCGCCACCGAATGCATCACCAAACCGTTCAATCCGAAGGGGCTCTCCCAGACGCTGTACGCGGTGACCCATGTCTGCCACATGAGCTCATTGGTTGAGCCCCCCGATTTCCCCTGCCTTCCCAATGCGCAGGGCTGGAAAGACCCTGGGCAGGATGCCCTTCCCGAGTGGTCTCAGGAAATGTCGGTTGGGAATGACACCTTGGATGCCGACCACAAAGCGTTCTTTGAATTGGCGAGGAATATTTCGGAAGCCCTCCGCCATAAGGATGATAGCCACTTTACGATCGCTAGTTCCATGAACATGCTTGGGGAATATGTCGCAGGCCATTTCTACCGCGAGGAAAATGCCCTCAGAGCCCTAGGCTATAACAATCTGGCTCAGCACCATCACAAGCACAGGATGTTTCATGGTCGTATCAAGGCGATAGCGGAAGCCTACCAGCATGGGACATTTTCCGTTGTCGACAATCTGCCATCTTTGGTCACCGAATGGCTTCGCCAGCATATCATGGTCGAAGACATGCAGTATAAGCGCTGGATGAGAGATTCCGCCGTGGACAACCGTCCTCTTGGTCTTCTGGCATTGGAGGCTGAAGATAAATATTCAGCCTAA
- the clpB gene encoding ATP-dependent chaperone ClpB, with protein sequence MDFEKYSERCKGFVQAAQTLALRYGHQRLMPEHLLKVLLDDKDGLAAKLIKAAGGDHKKALAGVEAEIAKQPKVEGPGASGLHLTGELARVFQLAEEAATKSGDQYVTAERLLLALTMGAGTASARILSEAGVNPQALNRAIDDMRKGRKANSASAEDGYDALKKYARDLTAAAREGKLDPVIGRDEEIRRTIQVLSRRTKNNPVLIGEPGVGKTAIIEGLAIRIVNGDVPENLKLKSLMSLDMGSLIAGAKFRGEFEERLKAVLSEIQAANGDVILFIDEMHTLVGAGAAEGAMDASNLLKPALARGELHCVGATTLNEYRKHVEKDAALARRFQPVFVSEPNVEDTISILRGIKEKYEMHHGVRISDSSLVAAATLSNRYITDRFLPDKAIDLVDEAASRLRMEVDSKPEELDEIDRRIVQLKIEREALKKETDPASRDRLLTLEDELIELEADSDRITNEWRAEKDQLASATKLKEQLDAARIEADKAQREGQYQKAGELLYGLIPDLERKLATADAAEGRMLNEAVTEEHIAGVVSRWTGIPVDKMLAGEREKLLDMENRLKKRVIGQDEALVAVSNAVRRARAGLQDPNRPIGSFLFLGPTGVGKTELTKALAEFLFDDETAMVRMDMSEYMEKHSVARLIGAPPGYVGYEEGGALTEAVRRRPYQVILFDEVEKAHPDVFNVLLQVLDDGRLTDGQGRTVDFRNTLIVLTSNLGSDILANQEEGHDSGEVRDLVMEVVRASFRPEFLNRLDEILLFHRLGRAHMTGIVQIQLAWLRHLLADRKIVLDLDDSANEWLAQKGYDPIYGARPLKRVIQRALQNPLAGLILEGRVCDGAKVTVSGPSGVLTINGQAVELT encoded by the coding sequence ATGGATTTCGAGAAATACAGCGAACGCTGCAAGGGTTTCGTTCAGGCGGCGCAGACCTTGGCCTTGCGTTATGGCCACCAACGGCTGATGCCCGAGCATCTGTTGAAGGTGCTGCTGGACGACAAGGACGGCTTGGCTGCCAAGTTGATCAAGGCCGCCGGCGGCGACCACAAGAAGGCGCTGGCCGGGGTGGAAGCCGAGATCGCCAAGCAGCCCAAGGTGGAAGGGCCGGGGGCGTCGGGTCTGCACCTGACCGGTGAACTGGCCCGGGTGTTTCAGTTGGCGGAAGAGGCGGCGACCAAGTCGGGCGACCAATACGTCACCGCCGAACGTCTGCTGTTGGCCCTGACCATGGGCGCCGGCACCGCGTCGGCCCGTATCCTGTCGGAAGCTGGCGTCAATCCGCAGGCGCTTAACCGTGCCATCGACGATATGCGCAAGGGCCGCAAGGCCAATTCCGCCAGCGCCGAGGACGGCTACGACGCCTTGAAGAAATACGCCCGCGACCTGACGGCCGCCGCGCGTGAAGGCAAGCTGGACCCGGTGATCGGGCGCGACGAGGAAATCAGGCGCACCATCCAGGTGCTGAGCCGTCGGACCAAGAACAACCCGGTGCTGATCGGCGAGCCCGGCGTCGGCAAGACCGCCATCATCGAGGGGCTGGCCATCCGCATCGTCAACGGCGACGTGCCGGAAAACCTGAAGCTGAAAAGCCTGATGAGCCTCGACATGGGCTCGCTGATCGCCGGGGCCAAGTTTCGCGGCGAGTTCGAGGAACGGTTGAAGGCGGTGCTGTCGGAAATTCAAGCCGCCAATGGCGACGTCATCTTGTTCATCGACGAGATGCACACCCTGGTCGGTGCCGGCGCGGCGGAGGGGGCCATGGATGCCTCGAACCTGCTGAAGCCGGCCTTGGCCCGTGGTGAGCTGCATTGCGTCGGCGCCACCACGCTCAACGAATACCGCAAGCATGTGGAAAAGGATGCGGCGCTGGCTCGGCGGTTCCAGCCGGTTTTCGTCTCCGAACCCAATGTGGAAGACACCATTTCCATTCTGCGCGGCATCAAGGAAAAGTACGAGATGCACCACGGCGTGCGCATCTCGGATTCGTCGCTGGTGGCGGCGGCGACTTTGTCTAACCGCTATATCACCGACCGTTTCCTGCCCGACAAGGCCATCGATTTGGTGGACGAGGCGGCCAGCCGCCTGCGCATGGAGGTGGATTCCAAGCCCGAGGAACTGGACGAGATCGATCGCCGTATCGTCCAGTTGAAGATCGAGCGCGAGGCCTTGAAAAAGGAAACCGACCCGGCCAGCCGCGACCGCCTGTTGACCCTGGAAGACGAACTGATCGAGCTGGAAGCCGACAGCGACCGCATCACCAATGAGTGGCGGGCGGAAAAGGATCAATTGGCCTCGGCCACCAAGCTGAAGGAACAATTGGATGCGGCCCGCATCGAGGCCGACAAGGCTCAGCGCGAGGGGCAGTACCAGAAGGCGGGTGAGTTGCTGTATGGCCTGATCCCCGATCTGGAACGCAAGCTGGCGACGGCGGATGCCGCCGAGGGCCGCATGCTCAACGAGGCGGTGACGGAAGAACACATCGCCGGCGTGGTGTCGCGCTGGACCGGCATTCCCGTCGACAAGATGCTGGCGGGCGAGCGGGAAAAGCTGCTGGATATGGAAAACCGGTTGAAAAAGCGGGTGATCGGTCAGGACGAGGCCCTGGTGGCGGTGTCCAATGCCGTGCGCCGGGCGCGGGCCGGGTTGCAGGATCCCAACCGCCCCATCGGCTCGTTCCTGTTCCTGGGGCCGACCGGCGTCGGCAAGACCGAGTTGACCAAGGCCCTGGCCGAGTTCCTGTTCGACGACGAGACCGCCATGGTCCGCATGGACATGTCGGAATACATGGAAAAGCATTCCGTCGCCCGTCTGATCGGCGCTCCGCCCGGCTATGTCGGCTACGAGGAAGGCGGTGCCCTGACCGAGGCGGTGCGGCGGCGGCCCTATCAGGTCATCTTGTTCGACGAGGTGGAAAAGGCCCATCCGGACGTCTTCAATGTGCTGTTGCAGGTGCTGGACGATGGCCGCCTGACCGACGGCCAGGGCCGCACGGTGGATTTCCGCAACACCCTGATCGTGCTCACCTCCAATCTGGGCTCGGACATCCTGGCCAACCAGGAGGAAGGCCATGATTCGGGCGAGGTGCGCGATCTGGTGATGGAGGTGGTGCGTGCCTCGTTCCGGCCCGAGTTCCTCAACCGGTTGGATGAAATCCTGCTGTTCCATCGTCTGGGCCGCGCCCATATGACCGGCATCGTCCAGATTCAGTTGGCGTGGTTGCGGCACTTGTTGGCCGATCGCAAAATCGTGCTGGATTTGGATGATTCCGCCAATGAATGGCTTGCGCAAAAGGGTTACGACCCTATCTACGGGGCACGTCCGCTGAAGCGGGTGATCCAGCGGGCTTTGCAAAATCCGCTGGCCGGTCTGATCCTGGAAGGTCGCGTCTGTGATGGCGCCAAGGTAACGGTTTCCGGCCCGTCCGGGGTGCTGACCATCAACGGTCAGGCGGTGGAATTAACCTGA
- the tnpC gene encoding IS66 family transposase (programmed frameshift), with protein sequence MDTEPADLPDDIAALKALVLAGRSELRAARALNSGMEAMIAHLKFEIAKLKREKYGQSAERAKLLDQLELQLEELEATATEDECAAEAAAAAAGQDTSVVRSFSRKKPVRAPLPAHLPRERVVLPGPSECPCCRGKLVKIGEDVTETLEVVPRQWKVIQTVREKFSCRSCETITQPPAPFHPIARGRAGASLLAMILYGKFGNHLPLNRQSGDFAREGIALDTSTLADWIGAATATLSPLVELIRHHIFAGDRVHGDDTTVPVLAKMKTVTGRIWTYVRDDRPFGGPAPPAALFYYSANREGEHPTRHLVGYAGILQADAYAGYNDLYDPNRRPGPITEAMCWAHSRRKFFVLADVAKHVASAKPIAPLALEAVRRIDAIFDIERAISGLTVAERLAHRQRDAQPLVDDLEAWMRRERARLSRHNDVAKAMDYMLKRWDAFARFLKDGRICLTNNAAERALRGIAVGRKAWLFAGSERGGERAAAVYTLIATCKLNDVDPEAWLADVLRRIADHPASRLGELLPWNWRKATVPAVAA encoded by the exons ATGGACACCGAGCCCGCCGATCTTCCCGATGACATTGCCGCGCTGAAGGCGCTGGTTCTGGCCGGGCGCTCCGAGCTTCGCGCCGCCCGTGCTTTGAACTCGGGCATGGAGGCGATGATTGCCCATCTCAAGTTTGAGATCGCCAAGCTGAAGCGCGAGAAGTACGGCCAATCGGCGGAGCGGGCCAAGCTGCTCGACCAGCTCGAGCTCCAACTTGAAGAGTTGGAGGCGACAGCCACCGAGGACGAATGCGCCGCCGAAGCCGCGGCAGCGGCGGCTGGCCAGGACACCAGCGTGGTGCGGAGCTTCAGCCGTAAAAAGCCGGTCCGGGCACCGCTCCCCGCCCATCTGCCACGCGAGCGGGTGGTGTTGCCGGGGCCGAGCGAATGCCCGTGCTGCCGGGGCAAGCTGGTCAAGATCGGCGAGGACGTCACCGAGACGCTGGAGGTGGTGCCGCGCCAATGGAAGGTGATCCAGACGGTGCGGGAGAAGTTCAGCTGCCGCTCCTGCGAGACGATCACCCAGCCGCCGGCACCGTTCCATCCCATCGCGCGAGGCCGGGCCGGCGCCAGCCTGCTGGCGATGATCCTCTACGGCAAGTTCGGCAACCACTTGCCGCTCAACCGCCAGAGCGGCGATTTCGCCCGCGAGGGCATCGCACTGGACACCTCCACCTTGGCCGATTGGATCGGCGCCGCCACCGCCACCTTGAGCCCGCTGGTCGAGTTGATCCGCCACCACATCTTTGCCGGGGATCGCGTCCATGGCGACGACACCACGGTGCCGGTGCTGGCCAAGATGAAGACCGTCACCGGCCGGATATGGACCTATGTCCGCGATGACCGCCCCTTTGGCGGGCCAGCGCCGCCGGCCGCATTGTTCTACTATTCGGCCAATCGGGAGGGCGAGCATCCGACCCGGCATCTCGTCGGCTATGCCGGAATCCTGCAGGCCGACGCCTATGCCGGCTACAACGACCTGTACGATCCGAATCGACGACCCGGCCCGATTACCGAGGCGATGTGTTGGGCTCATTCCAGGCGCAAGTTCTTCGTCCTGGCCGACGTGGCCAAGCACGTCGCCTCGGCCAAGCCGATCGCGCCGCTGGCGCTGGAGGCGGTGCGGCGGATCGACGCGATATTCGACATCGAACGGGCGATCAGCGGCTTGACCGTCGCGGAGCGGCTGGCACACCGCCAACGGGACGCCCAGCCGCTGGTTGATGACCTCGAAGCCTGGATGCGCCGGGAGCGCGCCCGATTGTCCCGTCACAACGACGTAGCCAAGGCCATGGATTACATGCTGAAGCGATGGGACGCATTCGCCCGATTCCTCAAAGACGGCAGGATCTGCCTCACCAACAACGCGGCCGAGCGAGCGCTGAGAGGAATTGCGGTCGGCAGGAAGGCTTGGCTATTCGCAGGATCGGAA CGTGGCGGCGAACGCGCCGCCGCCGTCTATACCCTCATCGCTACATGCAAGCTCAATGACGTCGATCCCGAAGCGTGGCTCGCTGATGTGCTGCGCCGCATCGCGGATCACCCGGCCAGCCGCCTCGGCGAGCTATTACCCTGGAACTGGCGGAAGGCCACCGTCCCAGCCGTCGCGGCATAA
- a CDS encoding PAS domain-containing protein: MVQPQTFVLTGKERFLASDAIVVSKTDPGGRITYANRTFLDIAGYRENDVLGRPHNILRHPDMPRAVFKLLWDTIQDGSEIFAYVINRAKNGDHYWVFAHVTPTFGADNTIIGFHSSRRAPIRKAVQTVTEVYRELKQEESKFGNPKDAAAAGLDMLNRKFIGAGGTYEDLVFSL, translated from the coding sequence ATGGTTCAGCCACAAACATTCGTACTGACCGGTAAGGAACGCTTTCTGGCCTCAGATGCCATCGTAGTCAGTAAGACAGATCCTGGCGGCCGGATAACCTACGCCAACCGCACCTTCCTCGACATTGCTGGATACAGGGAGAACGATGTCTTGGGGCGCCCCCACAACATCCTCCGCCACCCAGACATGCCGCGCGCGGTGTTCAAGCTGCTGTGGGACACCATCCAAGACGGTAGCGAGATTTTTGCCTACGTTATCAACCGGGCTAAGAATGGCGACCATTACTGGGTTTTCGCCCACGTAACGCCGACCTTCGGTGCGGACAACACCATTATCGGCTTCCATTCCAGCCGCCGCGCCCCGATCCGCAAAGCTGTGCAGACCGTCACCGAGGTTTATCGCGAGCTGAAGCAGGAAGAGTCCAAGTTTGGCAATCCCAAAGACGCAGCGGCGGCAGGACTGGACATGCTCAATCGAAAATTCATTGGCGCAGGCGGGACCTATGAAGACCTTGTCTTCTCTCTCTAA
- a CDS encoding methyl-accepting chemotaxis protein, whose translation MKTLSSLSKSFAASLAAGLASMLAGIACLVAGNTMAGVLAMVATALTGAAILWNRRSAARVSEASRALAALADGDLNSRMVWLSDGGDVHALSENFNAAADKVEAFAREVRGALEAASHGRFKRTIRPEGMNNDYRGYVEAINVACHRLEQAEQGIGVMVERIDKQVADTLESVAHLTEDLVNSAHTMSSVTQEVSADAEIASSSAESASCSAQTVAAAAEELHASIAEISAQVGRSSTAAQSAAASMSDARHVIVRLGSAAQEIGDVLALIRDIAAQTNLLALNATIEAARAGEAGKGFAVVANEVKNLANQTARATEDITEKITTIQEVANDTTAMMATVSEAIHGMEEVSSGIAAAVEEQTAATSEIARTVGVTAEQAEEVKRRMRSVEDSVSKADNASVAVNESAVRMDESLNGMRKLLIKAVRTSSEFANRRKGPRRAAMLDAEIRQGGRVITAQIHDLSEGGAMVTNPSGSALARGASVLLVIPGDGVEIRAEISAATDAFYHMHFVEGALPTAKVDSLSKSSIGRLLETTKEDHRQFVRRIADAVEGKVALLPSELSTHHTCRLGRWYDNVTDDHMMALSAFKKLLDLHRPVHTTGRNVLIALEKQQLSEARDRYQRLEEQSQAVIAGLDALMREYTA comes from the coding sequence ATGAAGACCTTGTCTTCTCTCTCTAAATCCTTCGCGGCGAGCCTCGCCGCTGGACTGGCATCCATGTTGGCGGGAATCGCCTGCCTTGTGGCGGGCAACACCATGGCCGGGGTCCTGGCCATGGTTGCTACCGCCCTCACCGGGGCCGCAATCCTGTGGAACCGCAGGAGCGCTGCCCGCGTGAGTGAGGCCTCCAGGGCCTTGGCTGCCCTAGCAGACGGCGACCTCAACAGCCGCATGGTTTGGCTGTCGGATGGCGGAGACGTCCATGCCCTGAGCGAGAACTTCAACGCTGCCGCCGATAAGGTAGAAGCATTCGCACGCGAGGTCAGGGGCGCCCTGGAGGCGGCCTCTCACGGCCGGTTCAAGAGGACCATCCGGCCCGAAGGCATGAACAACGACTACCGGGGCTATGTGGAGGCCATCAATGTCGCCTGTCATCGCCTGGAACAGGCGGAACAGGGGATCGGCGTCATGGTCGAGCGGATCGATAAGCAGGTGGCGGACACGCTGGAAAGCGTCGCCCACTTGACTGAGGATCTAGTTAACAGCGCACATACTATGTCAAGTGTCACCCAGGAGGTGAGCGCCGACGCCGAGATCGCCTCATCCTCAGCGGAAAGTGCATCGTGCTCGGCACAGACAGTAGCGGCGGCGGCGGAAGAGTTGCACGCCTCCATCGCCGAGATCTCCGCCCAGGTTGGACGCTCCTCGACTGCCGCACAGTCGGCGGCGGCGAGCATGAGCGACGCCCGTCATGTGATCGTCCGGTTGGGCTCAGCTGCACAGGAGATCGGCGACGTCCTAGCCCTAATCCGCGACATCGCTGCCCAGACCAACCTGCTGGCCTTGAACGCTACCATTGAGGCGGCCCGCGCGGGGGAGGCGGGAAAAGGCTTTGCGGTGGTGGCCAACGAGGTAAAGAATCTAGCCAACCAGACGGCACGGGCTACCGAGGACATTACCGAAAAAATTACTACCATCCAGGAGGTCGCCAACGACACCACCGCCATGATGGCGACTGTGTCTGAGGCGATCCATGGCATGGAGGAAGTAAGCTCTGGCATCGCTGCGGCTGTGGAGGAGCAGACCGCCGCGACTAGCGAGATCGCCCGCACTGTGGGGGTCACCGCTGAGCAGGCGGAAGAGGTCAAGCGGCGCATGCGCTCGGTTGAGGACAGCGTGTCCAAGGCTGACAACGCCTCGGTTGCGGTCAACGAAAGTGCCGTGCGCATGGACGAATCCTTGAACGGTATGCGCAAGCTGCTGATTAAGGCGGTACGTACCTCCTCGGAATTCGCCAATCGGCGCAAGGGTCCCCGCCGGGCTGCCATGTTAGACGCAGAGATCCGCCAAGGGGGACGCGTAATCACGGCCCAGATCCATGACCTGTCTGAGGGCGGCGCCATGGTCACCAATCCTAGCGGTTCGGCCCTGGCCCGTGGGGCAAGTGTCCTGCTCGTTATTCCAGGGGACGGAGTGGAAATTCGCGCCGAGATCTCGGCAGCAACCGATGCCTTCTACCATATGCACTTCGTCGAAGGAGCCCTGCCCACTGCCAAGGTCGATTCCCTTTCCAAGAGCAGTATCGGCCGCCTACTGGAGACGACCAAGGAGGATCACCGGCAGTTCGTCAGACGAATCGCAGACGCGGTGGAGGGCAAGGTCGCGCTGTTGCCGTCGGAACTGAGCACCCACCACACCTGCCGTCTGGGCCGTTGGTACGACAATGTCACCGACGACCACATGATGGCGCTTTCTGCTTTCAAGAAGCTGCTTGACCTGCACCGCCCGGTCCACACTACGGGTCGCAATGTGCTGATCGCCCTAGAAAAGCAACAGCTTTCGGAAGCCCGTGACCGCTATCAGAGGCTGGAGGAGCAGTCCCAAGCAGTCATTGCGGGGCTTGACGCGTTGATGCGCGAATACACGGCCTGA
- a CDS encoding M23 family metallopeptidase — MTNRVTAKIKRSMKAVAVVGLAGIAAFFAARPFVHLVDDTDNLLEGPPPVFMDAEAELSARARPLTTDSELEDRASRPVETQVRVGSGDTLGDVLARAGVEGIEATQAIDALRGVFNPRALKAGQKVKVTFEKSPHGFGHGGFQMVSLNADPIRVVGAQRDDKGGFGPIETMRQVSKQVAHNTGTIKSSLFESAQSAGVPIQIIMAMIKALSYDVDFQRDIQSGDEFTVVYEGFYDTKGKLVRHGEMLFASVNLSGTPIAMYRFDNGQGTVEYFNDKGESVKKALLKTPVDGAKISSGFGMRNHPILGYSKMHKGIDFAVPTGTPIQAAGDGTIEIAGFNGSYGNYVRLRHGSGFGTAYAHMSRIAAGIGPGKRVSQGQIIGFVGSTGRSTGAHLHYEVLKGSDQINPLSVKMPTSIKLAGRDLDRFKAVKRDTDTLMAKIPPSTRLAANALGKSAALSN, encoded by the coding sequence TTGACCAATCGCGTCACGGCCAAGATCAAGCGTTCCATGAAGGCTGTGGCCGTTGTCGGCTTGGCCGGTATCGCCGCCTTCTTCGCCGCCCGCCCCTTCGTGCACCTGGTCGATGATACGGATAACCTTCTGGAGGGGCCGCCCCCCGTCTTCATGGATGCCGAGGCGGAGCTTTCCGCCCGCGCCCGCCCCCTGACCACCGACAGTGAACTGGAGGACCGGGCCAGCCGCCCGGTGGAAACTCAGGTCCGCGTCGGCTCGGGTGACACCTTGGGCGACGTGCTTGCCCGCGCCGGGGTCGAGGGGATTGAGGCGACCCAGGCTATCGACGCCCTGCGCGGCGTTTTCAATCCCCGGGCCTTGAAGGCCGGACAGAAGGTTAAGGTGACCTTCGAGAAATCCCCCCATGGTTTCGGCCATGGCGGTTTCCAGATGGTGTCCCTCAATGCCGACCCCATCCGCGTGGTCGGCGCCCAACGGGACGACAAGGGCGGTTTCGGCCCGATCGAGACCATGCGTCAGGTCAGCAAGCAGGTGGCCCACAACACCGGTACCATCAAATCCAGCCTGTTCGAGAGCGCCCAAAGCGCCGGCGTGCCGATCCAGATCATCATGGCCATGATCAAGGCGCTGTCCTATGACGTCGACTTTCAGCGCGACATCCAGTCGGGCGACGAGTTCACCGTGGTCTATGAAGGCTTCTACGACACCAAGGGCAAGCTGGTCCGCCACGGCGAAATGCTGTTCGCCTCGGTCAACCTGTCGGGCACGCCTATCGCCATGTATCGCTTCGACAACGGTCAGGGCACGGTCGAGTACTTCAACGACAAGGGCGAAAGCGTCAAGAAGGCGCTGTTGAAGACACCGGTGGACGGCGCCAAGATTTCGTCGGGCTTCGGCATGCGCAACCACCCTATCCTGGGCTATTCCAAGATGCATAAGGGCATCGATTTCGCCGTGCCCACCGGCACCCCGATCCAGGCTGCCGGCGACGGCACCATCGAGATCGCCGGCTTCAACGGATCTTATGGCAATTATGTGCGCCTGCGCCATGGCTCGGGCTTCGGCACCGCCTATGCCCATATGAGCCGCATCGCCGCCGGCATCGGTCCCGGCAAGCGGGTCAGCCAAGGCCAGATCATCGGCTTCGTCGGCTCGACCGGGCGCTCGACCGGTGCCCATCTGCATTATGAGGTCCTGAAGGGCAGCGACCAGATCAACCCGCTGTCGGTGAAGATGCCCACCAGCATCAAACTGGCCGGGCGCGACCTCGACCGCTTCAAGGCGGTCAAACGCGATACCGACACGCTGATGGCGAAAATCCCGCCCTCGACCCGTCTGGCCGCCAATGCCCTAGGCAAATCGGCGGCGCTGAGCAATTAG
- a CDS encoding integrase family protein: protein MPKITKRIVEAAEPREKDYIIFDSDLPGFGIRILPSGKRSYMVQYRAGRTFRRMSKQELAKLGEVLRQCELTGIESQSAINAIRLLIFTGCRLGEIMTLKWDFVDLENSALHLPDSKTGAKTVHIGAAAVDALSKFDRLPGNPWVITGTLKDGLEAIGLTEMMALLGPRP from the coding sequence ATGCCCAAGATCACCAAGAGAATTGTCGAAGCGGCCGAGCCGCGGGAGAAGGACTACATCATCTTCGACAGCGATCTGCCCGGCTTCGGCATCCGCATCCTGCCCAGCGGCAAGCGCTCCTACATGGTGCAGTATCGCGCCGGCCGGACCTTCCGGCGAATGTCCAAGCAGGAACTGGCCAAACTCGGCGAGGTGCTGCGCCAGTGCGAACTGACCGGAATCGAGAGCCAGTCGGCCATCAACGCCATCCGCCTGCTGATCTTCACCGGCTGCCGACTGGGTGAGATCATGACGCTGAAATGGGACTTCGTCGATCTGGAGAACAGCGCTCTGCACCTGCCCGATTCCAAAACCGGCGCCAAGACGGTCCACATCGGCGCAGCGGCGGTGGACGCCCTGTCCAAGTTCGACCGGCTGCCCGGCAACCCCTGGGTCATCACCGGCACCCTGAAGGATGGCCTGGAGGCCATTGGGCTCACCGAGATGATGGCCTTGCTGGGGCCGAGGCCATGA
- the tnpB gene encoding IS66 family insertion sequence element accessory protein TnpB (TnpB, as the term is used for proteins encoded by IS66 family insertion elements, is considered an accessory protein, since TnpC, encoded by a neighboring gene, is a DDE family transposase.): MIPVPSNVRVWLAVGRTDMRRGMNGLALLVQQGLGRDPHAGDLFAFRGCRGDLLKIIWHDGVGMSLYAKRLERGRFIWPSPTDGIVAITSAQLAYMLDGIDWRNPQSTWRPVAAG; the protein is encoded by the coding sequence ATGATCCCGGTGCCGAGCAACGTCCGGGTCTGGCTGGCGGTGGGGCGGACCGACATGCGGCGCGGCATGAATGGCCTAGCGCTGCTGGTTCAGCAGGGACTTGGGCGCGATCCCCATGCTGGCGATCTCTTTGCCTTTCGCGGATGCCGGGGCGATCTTTTGAAGATCATCTGGCATGACGGGGTCGGGATGTCGCTTTACGCCAAGCGGCTGGAGCGCGGCCGATTCATCTGGCCATCGCCGACCGACGGCATCGTGGCGATCACTTCGGCGCAGTTGGCCTACATGCTCGACGGTATTGACTGGCGCAATCCGCAATCGACCTGGCGTCCGGTCGCCGCCGGTTGA
- the tnpA gene encoding IS66-like element accessory protein TnpA: MGQVHILSGPERRRRWSEGERRAIVAAAFAPGAVVREVARQADVCPSLIYRWRRQEGIAAPEFAPVVVMADEVVAAAHPVSASMAVMEVEFANMRIRIPASTPPELAAAVVKALGR, translated from the coding sequence ATGGGGCAAGTCCATATCCTGTCGGGTCCTGAGCGGCGGCGGCGTTGGAGCGAAGGCGAGCGGCGCGCGATTGTCGCGGCGGCGTTCGCGCCTGGCGCGGTGGTCAGGGAGGTGGCGCGGCAGGCCGATGTTTGCCCGAGCCTGATCTATCGTTGGCGACGCCAGGAGGGTATCGCGGCGCCCGAATTCGCGCCGGTAGTGGTGATGGCGGACGAAGTCGTGGCCGCCGCTCACCCTGTCTCGGCCAGCATGGCGGTGATGGAGGTCGAGTTCGCCAACATGCGGATCCGGATCCCTGCATCGACACCGCCGGAGCTGGCGGCTGCGGTGGTCAAGGCGCTCGGCCGATGA